GACACGGTTGCCGTCCGCCTCAGCCGAGACCCCGACCTGCGAGGCTGCGGCCAGCAGCCGGTCGACCGACGGCTCGCCCGCGCGCAGCATCTCGCGAACGATCCGGCCCTTGGCGTACTTGCTCTGGAAGCTCGCCGCCGCACGCTTCCCGTCCGGCCCGGTGATCCGCACGTCCACCAGCCGACCAGCGGCATCGCCCGACGGCCGGTACATCTGCACGTAGCCCGCCGACCGAAGGTCGATCGCGCCGACCTCGGCGACCGCGCGGTCGAGCGCTGTGGTCATCGCCGGGCGCCACAACACAGGAAGCGCCGCCAGTCGAGGCAGCCGGGTCGCGATGCCGATCCGGTACGCCGGCAAGGGATCTGCCGGAGCGGTTGCACCCCACAAGCCGGAGAAGACGACGATGGCGGCCTCGGCGCGGCGACGGGCCGCAGCGGTGAGCGTCGGGTAGCCGAGTGCGTCGTGCAGGACTCCTGAGTAGCGTTCGCCGGCGGGCATCGTCGGCGACGCCAGCAGTTCGGCGTTCGCCGCGCGGTCGTCGTCGAGCGCCTCGGACAACCCCAGCCGACGGCGCGCGGTCACCGGGTTGCCACGGCACAGCGCAACGAGCGCTCGCGCCACCCGCTCGCGGGTCGGCGTGAGGTCCGGGAA
This region of Mycobacteriales bacterium genomic DNA includes:
- the yaaA gene encoding peroxide stress protein YaaA; translated protein: FPDLTPTRERVARALVALCRGNPVTARRRLGLSEALDDDRAANAELLASPTMPAGERYSGVLHDALGYPTLTAAARRRAEAAIVVFSGLWGATAPADPLPAYRIGIATRLPRLAALPVLWRPAMTTALDRAVAEVGAIDLRSAGYVQMYRPSGDAAGRLVDVRITGPDGKRAAASFQSKYAKGRIVREMLRAGEPSVDRLLAAASQVGVSAEADGNRVVVRLPEGWGLVGSETGRAQRSAARDRA